A genomic region of Mesorhizobium sp. NZP2077 contains the following coding sequences:
- a CDS encoding ABC transporter permease, translated as MKARRKQEGRWAWRLTGFVTLCVYIFMFAPIVATVILSFNASMFGGFPMTGFSLQWYGKLMANEQVLAAFRTSLWIALVTAAVTTAMGVVTAFALVRFEFRGKQALSTLVILPALVPETILGVGLLVLIKAIDQPRTMLLLVLGHILLAVPYVVLITQARMVGIRRVYEEAALSLGASRFSSFREITLPLLIPAVVGGALLAFTISFDNTSASLFWRPAGVETMPTQILSMLKISISPEINALGTVMILVTVGIPLLGGLILQSLTRLKRRGQPKEEAR; from the coding sequence ATGAAAGCCAGGCGCAAGCAGGAAGGAAGATGGGCCTGGCGGCTGACCGGCTTCGTCACACTCTGCGTCTACATCTTCATGTTCGCGCCGATCGTGGCAACGGTGATCCTGTCGTTCAACGCCTCGATGTTCGGCGGCTTCCCGATGACCGGCTTTTCCCTGCAATGGTACGGCAAGCTGATGGCCAACGAGCAGGTGCTGGCCGCCTTCCGCACCTCGCTGTGGATCGCGTTGGTCACCGCCGCCGTCACCACGGCAATGGGCGTCGTCACGGCGTTTGCGCTGGTGCGCTTCGAATTTCGTGGCAAGCAGGCGCTGAGCACGCTGGTGATCCTGCCGGCGCTGGTACCGGAGACCATCCTCGGCGTCGGTCTCTTGGTGCTGATCAAGGCGATCGACCAGCCACGGACCATGCTGTTGCTGGTGCTCGGCCATATCCTGCTCGCGGTGCCCTATGTGGTGCTGATCACCCAGGCGCGCATGGTCGGCATCCGCCGCGTCTATGAGGAGGCGGCGCTCTCGCTCGGCGCCTCGCGCTTTTCGTCCTTCCGCGAGATCACGCTGCCGCTGCTGATCCCAGCGGTGGTGGGCGGCGCCTTGCTCGCCTTCACCATCTCCTTCGACAACACCTCGGCCAGCCTGTTCTGGCGGCCGGCTGGCGTGGAAACCATGCCCACCCAGATCCTTTCGATGCTCAAGATATCGATCAGCCCGGAGATCAACGCGCTCGGCACCGTGATGATCCTGGTGACCGTCGGCATACCGCTGCTCGGCGGCCTGATCCTGCAAAGCCTGACCAGATTGAAAAGACGCGGCCAACCCAAGGAGGAAGCACGATGA
- a CDS encoding ABC transporter substrate-binding protein translates to MKLSNGKRLERLHDRYQNGDLSRRTFLTLSAAAAAAVGLDMAWMRQALAAVEEVRFDGWGGTVQDAIDKYAFQPYTTKTKIKVVQGTFGDEDEIITKIKTAKPGDYQVIHSSGVNYYIKYVNGGLTSEINEANIPNMANVLQPMIDPFRKLTPKLSAVPYDYGTTGIAYNTKVISPEEAKEKGAALLLDKKYAGKVGGYDDMTTRVWYAALATGQDPNNLKDMDAIWAKVRETRDLAKKFWSSGAELMDLLSKGEIVVTDAWSGRVAALQDQGAPIGYLDPAGSYAWMEDMLILKGSPMAECEELINFMLDPATSIAVAEGQSYPPSLDPTKVKLTEKIEKLPAFDKTGTMKALTFADPVYWATNEDAWTKQWNRISKGA, encoded by the coding sequence ATGAAACTGTCCAATGGAAAGCGGCTTGAAAGGCTGCACGATAGATATCAAAACGGTGATCTGAGCCGCCGAACTTTCCTGACGCTGAGCGCCGCCGCGGCGGCCGCGGTGGGCCTCGACATGGCCTGGATGCGGCAGGCGCTCGCCGCGGTCGAAGAGGTTCGCTTCGACGGCTGGGGCGGCACGGTGCAGGATGCGATCGACAAATATGCCTTCCAGCCCTACACGACCAAGACCAAGATCAAGGTGGTCCAGGGCACGTTCGGCGACGAGGACGAGATTATCACCAAGATCAAGACCGCCAAGCCCGGCGACTACCAGGTCATCCATTCCTCCGGCGTCAATTACTACATCAAATACGTGAATGGCGGCCTGACCTCGGAGATCAACGAGGCCAACATTCCCAATATGGCCAATGTGCTGCAGCCGATGATCGATCCGTTCCGCAAGCTGACGCCGAAACTCTCGGCCGTGCCTTACGACTACGGCACGACAGGCATCGCCTACAACACCAAGGTGATCTCGCCCGAGGAAGCCAAGGAAAAGGGTGCCGCGCTCCTGCTCGACAAGAAATATGCCGGCAAGGTCGGCGGCTATGACGACATGACCACCCGGGTCTGGTACGCGGCGCTCGCCACCGGACAGGACCCCAACAACCTCAAGGATATGGACGCGATCTGGGCCAAGGTGCGCGAGACGCGCGACCTCGCCAAGAAGTTCTGGAGTTCCGGCGCGGAGCTGATGGACCTGCTTTCCAAGGGCGAGATCGTGGTCACCGACGCATGGTCGGGCCGCGTCGCCGCCTTGCAGGACCAGGGCGCACCGATCGGCTATCTCGACCCTGCAGGTTCCTATGCCTGGATGGAGGACATGCTGATCCTGAAAGGCTCGCCGATGGCCGAGTGCGAGGAGTTGATCAACTTCATGCTCGACCCGGCGACCTCCATCGCGGTTGCCGAGGGCCAGAGCTATCCGCCGTCGCTCGACCCGACAAAGGTCAAGCTCACCGAGAAGATCGAGAAGCTGCCGGCCTTCGACAAAACGGGCACGATGAAGGCGCTGACCTTCGCCGACCCCGTCTACTGGGCAACCAACGAGGACGCCTGGACCAAGCAGTGGAACAGGATATCGAAAGGTGCCTGA
- a CDS encoding glutathione S-transferase family protein codes for MLTLHDYLPSQNGWKVRVLLGLLKIPYETRIVSIFEGESHTDAFYKLNPAGAVPVLQLEDGSAIAESNAILTYVAEGTPLLPADRYARAKIMQWLFFEQYNVEPVIGSLRFWTLTGRLERNQAMAAGKREAGARTLAALNRSLVETPFLAGTDLTIADIAIYAYSHRAQDCGFSLADYEAFLAWTGRVRDAIGQGYPVHPYSIDPHSGA; via the coding sequence ATGCTCACGCTTCACGATTATCTGCCATCGCAAAATGGCTGGAAAGTCCGGGTCCTGCTCGGCCTGCTGAAAATCCCTTACGAAACCCGCATCGTCTCGATTTTCGAGGGCGAGAGTCATACCGATGCGTTCTACAAACTGAACCCGGCCGGCGCAGTCCCCGTGCTTCAGCTCGAGGACGGCAGCGCCATCGCCGAATCCAATGCGATCCTCACCTACGTCGCCGAAGGCACGCCGCTGTTGCCGGCGGACCGCTACGCCCGCGCCAAGATCATGCAATGGCTGTTCTTCGAACAATACAATGTCGAGCCCGTCATCGGCTCGCTCCGCTTCTGGACCTTGACCGGGCGGCTGGAGCGCAACCAGGCCATGGCTGCCGGCAAGCGCGAGGCCGGCGCCCGCACGCTCGCGGCCCTGAACCGCAGCCTTGTCGAGACGCCGTTCCTCGCCGGAACCGACCTCACCATCGCCGACATCGCCATCTATGCCTACAGCCACCGCGCCCAGGATTGCGGGTTTTCGCTTGCGGACTATGAGGCATTCCTCGCATGGACCGGCCGCGTGCGCGACGCCATCGGCCAGGGCTATCCGGTCCATCCCTACAGCATCGACCCGCACTCGGGCGCCT
- a CDS encoding ABC transporter ATP-binding protein: protein MPDSQAMTSNPRPASAGAAGVSAAAETNSPAVEFRDIDIAYGKFVAVRDFSLSIAKGSFVTLLGPSGCGKTTILRSIAGLVDISGGQIMIDGRRVDDVPIYKRNIGLVFQSYALFPHKNVFDNVAFGLKYRNAPKPEIVRKVGQALEMVRLPGSEKKLPSQLSGGQQQRIALARAIVFEPQVLLLDEPLSALDANMREEMRVEIKKIQKETGITAIFVTHDQEEALSMSDRIVVMNAGAVEQIGTPEEVYERPATAFVANFLGKANMLAGTVSRSGQALVVVLATGQTINVTCPRPLADGSKVTVVLRPQKLSVGAAAGANRLSGRVVSASYLGGSAIYEIDIGGKTSIRANAPISGRVLREGETIDLGFDPQDCVLLDEDGQRIS, encoded by the coding sequence GTGCCTGACAGCCAGGCCATGACATCCAATCCCCGGCCGGCTTCGGCCGGGGCAGCAGGCGTAAGCGCGGCCGCCGAGACGAACAGCCCGGCGGTCGAGTTCCGCGACATCGACATCGCCTATGGCAAATTCGTCGCCGTGCGCGATTTCTCGCTCTCGATCGCCAAGGGCAGTTTCGTCACCTTGCTCGGGCCTTCGGGCTGCGGCAAGACCACGATCCTGCGCTCCATCGCGGGCCTGGTCGACATTTCGGGCGGCCAGATCATGATCGACGGGCGGCGGGTCGACGACGTGCCGATCTACAAGCGCAATATCGGGCTGGTCTTCCAGAGCTACGCGCTGTTCCCACACAAGAACGTCTTCGACAATGTCGCTTTCGGCCTGAAGTATCGTAACGCGCCGAAGCCCGAGATCGTGCGCAAGGTCGGCCAGGCGCTCGAAATGGTGCGGCTGCCGGGCAGCGAGAAGAAGCTGCCGTCACAGCTGTCGGGCGGGCAGCAGCAGCGCATCGCGCTTGCCCGCGCCATCGTCTTCGAGCCGCAGGTGCTGCTGCTCGACGAGCCGCTATCGGCACTCGACGCGAACATGCGCGAGGAGATGCGCGTCGAGATCAAGAAGATCCAGAAGGAAACCGGCATCACCGCGATCTTCGTCACGCACGACCAGGAGGAAGCGCTCTCCATGTCGGATCGCATCGTGGTGATGAACGCGGGCGCGGTCGAGCAAATCGGCACGCCGGAGGAGGTCTACGAGCGGCCCGCCACGGCCTTCGTCGCCAATTTCCTGGGCAAGGCCAACATGCTTGCCGGGACCGTGAGCCGATCCGGCCAGGCACTAGTGGTGGTGCTTGCCACCGGCCAGACGATCAACGTGACTTGTCCAAGGCCGCTTGCCGATGGCAGCAAAGTCACTGTCGTGCTGCGGCCGCAGAAACTGTCGGTCGGCGCGGCGGCGGGCGCCAACCGTCTGTCCGGCCGCGTCGTCTCGGCGTCCTATCTGGGCGGCAGCGCGATCTACGAGATCGACATTGGCGGCAAGACCAGCATCCGCGCCAACGCGCCGATCAGCGGTCGCGTCCTTCGCGAAGGCGAGACGATCGATCTTGGATTCGATCCGCAGGACTGCGTCCTGCTCGACGAGGACGGTCAACGGATTTCCTGA
- the plsY gene encoding glycerol-3-phosphate 1-O-acyltransferase PlsY — protein sequence MVFWMASVAGLAIAYLFGSTPTGYLAGKLLKGIDIRQHGSRSTGATNVLRTLGKGPALVVLLVDVLKGVAAIVFVRWLYALPFLTPPAGLDLQGFVPWAVCMAGLAVLLGHGRSIWLNFTGGKSAATGLGVLLALSWPIGLGAAAVFCVVLALSRIVSLSSMLAALTAIVLVLGMEQPLSYRLLVIAGGLYVIARHRANIRRLLAGTEPRLGQAHPGSKTEPQI from the coding sequence ATGGTTTTCTGGATGGCGAGCGTGGCTGGGTTGGCTATCGCCTATCTCTTCGGTTCCACGCCCACTGGCTATCTAGCGGGGAAACTGCTCAAAGGGATCGATATCCGGCAGCATGGCTCCAGATCAACCGGCGCAACCAACGTCTTGCGAACGCTGGGAAAAGGGCCTGCCCTGGTGGTGCTGCTGGTCGATGTGTTGAAAGGCGTGGCGGCGATCGTCTTTGTCCGCTGGCTCTACGCGTTGCCGTTCCTCACGCCCCCGGCAGGGCTTGACCTGCAAGGCTTCGTGCCTTGGGCCGTCTGCATGGCCGGACTTGCCGTGCTGCTGGGGCATGGCCGTTCGATCTGGTTGAATTTCACCGGCGGCAAATCCGCCGCGACGGGGCTGGGCGTGCTCCTGGCGCTGTCCTGGCCGATCGGTCTGGGCGCGGCAGCGGTTTTCTGCGTCGTGCTGGCACTTTCCAGGATTGTTTCCCTGAGTTCGATGCTGGCGGCATTGACCGCGATCGTTCTCGTCCTTGGCATGGAGCAACCGCTGTCCTACCGGCTGCTGGTGATTGCCGGCGGCCTCTATGTGATCGCGCGCCATCGCGCCAACATCCGGCGGCTGCTGGCCGGGACGGAGCCACGCCTGGGGCAAGCTCACCCAGGATCGAAGACGGAACCGCAGATCTAG
- a CDS encoding ABC-F family ATP-binding cassette domain-containing protein: MIRLESISKQNGRQLVFIEASASLQKGEKVGLVGPNGAGKTTLFRMITSQEQPDEGQVQVDRGVTIGYFSQDVGDMAGHSAVAEVMNGAGPVSDVAAEMAELEAAMADPDQADRMDEIIEKYGEAQHRFEELDGYALDGRAREVLDGLGFSQEMMDGDVGKLSGGWKMRVALARILLMRPDVMLLDEPSNHLDLESLIWLEQFLKGYDGALLMTSHDREFMNRIVNKIVEIDAGSLTAYSGNYEFYQQQRAIADKQQQAQFERQQAMLAKEIAFIERFKARASHAAQVQSRVKKLDKIDRVEPPKRRQIVNFEFQPAPRCGEDVVTLKNVHKAYGSRSIYEGLDFQVRRRERWCIMGVNGAGKSTLLKLVAGASDPDTGTVARGPSVKMGYFAQHAMELLEGERTVFQTLEDNFPQAGQAPLRALAGCFGFSGDEIEKKCRVLSGGEKARLVMALMLFDPPNLLVLDEPTNHLDIATKQMLIEALSQYEGTMLFVSHDRHFLAALSNRVLELTPEGIHTYGGGYTEYVERTGQEAPGLRS, encoded by the coding sequence ATGATCAGACTTGAAAGCATCAGCAAGCAGAACGGCCGTCAGCTTGTCTTCATCGAGGCGTCGGCTTCCCTGCAGAAGGGCGAGAAGGTCGGCCTTGTTGGGCCAAACGGCGCCGGCAAGACGACACTGTTTCGCATGATCACCAGCCAGGAGCAGCCCGACGAGGGGCAGGTGCAGGTCGATCGCGGCGTCACCATCGGTTATTTCAGCCAGGATGTCGGCGACATGGCGGGCCATAGTGCGGTCGCCGAAGTGATGAACGGCGCCGGGCCGGTCAGCGACGTGGCGGCCGAGATGGCGGAACTCGAGGCGGCCATGGCCGATCCCGATCAGGCCGATCGCATGGACGAGATCATCGAGAAATATGGCGAGGCGCAGCATCGCTTCGAGGAGCTCGACGGCTATGCGCTCGACGGCCGGGCGCGTGAGGTGCTGGATGGCCTCGGCTTTTCGCAGGAGATGATGGACGGCGATGTCGGCAAGCTGTCCGGCGGCTGGAAGATGCGCGTGGCGCTGGCCCGCATCCTGCTGATGCGCCCCGATGTCATGCTGCTCGACGAACCGTCCAATCATCTGGATCTGGAAAGCCTGATCTGGCTCGAGCAGTTCCTGAAGGGCTATGACGGCGCGCTCTTGATGACCTCGCACGACCGCGAGTTCATGAACCGCATCGTCAACAAGATCGTCGAGATCGACGCCGGCTCGCTGACCGCCTATTCCGGCAATTACGAATTCTACCAGCAGCAGCGGGCGATCGCCGACAAGCAGCAGCAGGCGCAGTTTGAGCGCCAGCAGGCGATGCTGGCCAAGGAGATAGCCTTCATCGAGCGTTTCAAGGCGCGCGCTTCCCATGCCGCACAAGTGCAGAGCCGGGTGAAGAAGCTCGACAAGATCGACCGCGTCGAGCCGCCCAAGCGCCGCCAGATCGTGAATTTCGAGTTCCAGCCGGCGCCACGCTGCGGCGAGGATGTCGTCACCTTGAAGAACGTGCACAAGGCCTATGGCAGCCGCAGCATCTATGAGGGGCTCGACTTCCAGGTCCGCCGCCGCGAGCGCTGGTGCATCATGGGCGTCAACGGCGCCGGCAAGTCGACGCTGCTCAAGCTGGTGGCCGGCGCTTCCGACCCCGATACCGGCACGGTGGCGCGGGGGCCGAGCGTGAAGATGGGATATTTTGCCCAGCATGCCATGGAGCTGCTCGAAGGCGAGCGCACGGTGTTCCAGACGCTGGAAGACAATTTTCCGCAGGCCGGCCAAGCGCCGCTGCGGGCGCTCGCCGGCTGCTTCGGCTTTTCCGGCGACGAGATCGAGAAGAAATGCCGGGTGCTGTCAGGCGGCGAGAAGGCGCGGCTGGTGATGGCGTTGATGCTGTTCGACCCGCCCAATTTGCTGGTGCTGGACGAGCCGACCAACCACCTCGACATCGCCACCAAGCAGATGCTGATCGAGGCGCTGTCGCAATATGAGGGCACCATGCTGTTCGTCTCGCACGACCGGCACTTTTTGGCAGCACTGTCGAACCGCGTGCTGGAGCTGACGCCGGAAGGCATCCACACCTATGGCGGCGGCTATACGGAATATGTCGAGCGCACGGGGCAGGAAGCGCCGGGGTTGCGAAGCTGA
- a CDS encoding FAD-dependent monooxygenase: MHNHHSNPYDVAIAGAGPVGLFLACELRLAGLRVLVLEQAESPNSPLKRLPFGMRGLNVPTIEAFHRRGLLHDIAPPAKDGSGGGTLAAAHWMQQPRRPGGHFAGIQFYLDAVDSSKWPYRLPGPADTAMAIEMGHLEIVLATRATAMGVEIRRGLAVDGFDQSDEGVTIRAGGETLHAGWLVGCDGGRSTVRTLGGFAFTGTDAEFTGYSVEVEMVDPDTLSLGRHYTPTGMYTYSKPGTIAMVEFDWAAFHRTEPITSEHVQAVLRRVSGTDVTLSALHLATTWTDRAYQATAYRDGRVLLAGDAAHIHSPLGGQGLNLGIGDAMNLGWKLVATIRGDAPAGLLDSYFDERHPVGAQILDWSRAQVALMRPSRSSRALETIIRELIDTRDGATYFAERVWGVSLRYDLGGSHPLVGRSAPDFELADGTRLGELLSNGQGLLLDFTARPPLEALASRWNGRIPYVSGNARDRLGLSALLVRPDGVVAWASDADPDLEEAARAASRWFGEPSA, from the coding sequence ATGCACAACCACCATTCGAATCCCTATGATGTCGCGATTGCCGGTGCCGGTCCTGTCGGCCTGTTTCTCGCCTGCGAGTTGCGCCTGGCAGGCCTCCGCGTGCTGGTGCTGGAGCAGGCCGAGAGCCCGAACTCACCGCTGAAGCGGCTGCCCTTCGGCATGCGCGGCCTTAACGTGCCCACCATCGAGGCCTTCCATCGTCGCGGCCTGCTGCACGACATCGCGCCGCCCGCGAAGGATGGTTCGGGCGGCGGCACATTGGCCGCCGCGCACTGGATGCAGCAGCCGCGCCGCCCGGGCGGCCATTTCGCCGGCATCCAGTTCTACCTCGACGCCGTCGATAGCTCGAAATGGCCCTATCGTCTGCCAGGCCCGGCGGACACCGCGATGGCGATCGAGATGGGGCATCTCGAAATCGTGCTTGCCACCCGCGCGACCGCGATGGGCGTCGAGATCAGGCGCGGCCTCGCCGTCGACGGCTTCGACCAGTCGGACGAAGGCGTGACCATCCGCGCCGGTGGCGAGACTCTTCACGCAGGCTGGCTCGTCGGTTGCGATGGCGGCCGCAGCACGGTTCGCACGCTTGGTGGCTTTGCCTTCACCGGCACCGATGCCGAGTTCACCGGCTATTCCGTCGAAGTCGAGATGGTCGATCCGGACACACTGAGCCTCGGCCGCCACTACACGCCGACGGGCATGTACACCTACTCAAAGCCAGGCACCATCGCGATGGTCGAGTTCGACTGGGCCGCTTTCCACCGGACGGAGCCGATCACATCGGAGCATGTGCAGGCGGTGCTGCGCCGCGTGTCCGGCACGGACGTCACCTTGAGCGCTCTCCACCTCGCCACGACCTGGACCGATCGCGCCTATCAGGCGACCGCCTACCGAGACGGGCGGGTGCTACTTGCCGGCGATGCGGCGCACATCCATTCGCCGCTGGGCGGCCAGGGGCTCAACCTCGGGATTGGCGACGCGATGAACCTTGGCTGGAAGCTTGTCGCCACCATCCGCGGCGACGCGCCGGCCGGCCTGCTCGACAGCTATTTCGATGAACGGCATCCGGTCGGCGCGCAGATCCTCGACTGGTCCCGCGCCCAGGTCGCGCTGATGCGGCCAAGCCGCAGTTCGCGCGCGCTGGAAACCATCATCCGCGAGCTCATCGACACGCGCGACGGCGCGACCTATTTCGCCGAGCGCGTCTGGGGCGTTTCGCTGCGCTACGATCTTGGTGGCAGCCACCCATTGGTCGGCCGCAGCGCACCTGATTTCGAACTGGCCGACGGCACGAGGCTCGGCGAACTCTTGAGCAACGGGCAAGGCCTGCTGCTGGACTTCACTGCCCGCCCTCCCCTTGAGGCGCTTGCCAGCCGCTGGAATGGGCGGATCCCCTATGTTTCCGGCAACGCCAGGGACCGGCTGGGCCTGAGCGCCCTGCTCGTGCGCCCCGATGGCGTCGTCGCCTGGGCCAGCGATGCTGATCCTGACCTTGAGGAGGCTGCCCGGGCCGCATCGCGATGGTTTGGCGAACCCAGCGCGTGA
- a CDS encoding GlxA family transcriptional regulator, whose amino-acid sequence MARRFAFLLVRDFTLSPLSLFIDTLRLAGDEGDRSRRIEFDWEIVGERGLPIRASCGVELLPTKGIGNPEDFDNVVVVGGLLDTNRSLSSDKEAFLLRAAEKGVPLTALCTGSFVLARYGLLDGYAAAVSWFHIKAFRSQFPDVNAHADSLFSVDRGRSTCAGGTGAADLAGHFVSQFIGRKAAEKAAKILVLDRIRSSRDVQPVGDLFPAASSRAVKRALLLMESNLQKTLSVGEIADRLNCSRRQLERLFGSELGTGPMAAYLALRVHHAKSLLEGSDLQIGDIAYRCGFTNAGHFSRVFRQQTGITPTHLRHPNRRPAAAAEH is encoded by the coding sequence ATGGCCAGACGGTTTGCGTTTCTCCTGGTTCGCGATTTCACCCTGTCGCCGCTGTCGCTGTTCATCGACACGCTGCGGCTGGCGGGCGATGAGGGCGACCGCAGCCGCAGGATCGAGTTCGACTGGGAGATCGTCGGCGAACGCGGCCTGCCGATCCGGGCGAGCTGCGGCGTCGAATTGCTGCCGACCAAGGGGATCGGCAATCCCGAGGATTTCGACAATGTGGTGGTGGTCGGCGGCCTGCTCGACACCAACCGCAGCCTGAGCTCCGACAAGGAGGCCTTCCTGTTGCGCGCCGCCGAGAAGGGTGTGCCGCTGACGGCGCTCTGCACGGGAAGCTTCGTGCTGGCGCGCTACGGCCTGCTCGACGGCTACGCTGCCGCCGTCAGCTGGTTCCACATCAAGGCTTTTCGCAGCCAGTTCCCCGATGTCAACGCCCATGCCGACAGCCTGTTTTCCGTCGATCGGGGCCGCTCGACCTGCGCCGGCGGCACGGGTGCTGCCGACCTTGCCGGCCATTTCGTGTCCCAGTTCATCGGCCGGAAGGCAGCGGAAAAGGCCGCCAAGATCCTGGTACTCGACCGGATCAGAAGCAGCCGCGACGTGCAGCCCGTCGGCGACCTGTTTCCAGCGGCGTCGAGCCGTGCGGTGAAGCGCGCTTTGCTGTTGATGGAGAGCAACCTTCAGAAGACACTGTCGGTCGGCGAGATCGCGGACCGCCTGAATTGCTCGCGCCGCCAGCTCGAGCGGCTTTTTGGCTCAGAGCTGGGCACAGGCCCGATGGCGGCCTATCTCGCGCTCAGGGTGCATCATGCGAAGTCGCTGCTGGAAGGCAGCGACCTGCAGATCGGCGACATCGCCTACCGCTGCGGCTTCACCAATGCCGGCCATTTCAGCCGCGTGTTCCGCCAGCAGACCGGTATCACCCCAACCCATCTCAGGCATCCCAACCGCAGGCCCGCCGCTGCTGCGGAGCACTGA
- a CDS encoding glutathione S-transferase family protein gives MIPTITAFERSPDGGKGLARDTRVRWALEEVGQPYEVRLVSFAQMKAPGHLAIHPFGQIPTYEDGSLCLFETGSIVFHLAEQHAGLLPRERNARARAITWMFAALNTVEPPVLDLTTARIFEADRPWSEERLPLVKDRVRAVLDKLSAYLGAAEWLDGAFSAGDLLMVSVLLRLRMSGILDEYQNLAAYVARGEARPAYARAFAAQFAINAPS, from the coding sequence ATGATCCCCACCATCACCGCCTTTGAACGATCGCCCGATGGCGGCAAGGGACTGGCGCGCGATACGCGCGTTCGCTGGGCGCTCGAAGAAGTGGGGCAGCCCTATGAGGTTCGTCTCGTTTCCTTTGCGCAGATGAAGGCGCCTGGCCATCTGGCCATCCATCCCTTCGGCCAGATCCCCACCTATGAGGACGGTTCTCTGTGCCTGTTCGAGACCGGCTCGATCGTCTTTCATCTTGCCGAGCAGCATGCGGGCCTGCTGCCCCGGGAACGCAATGCCCGCGCCCGCGCGATCACCTGGATGTTTGCCGCGCTCAACACCGTCGAGCCGCCAGTCCTCGACTTGACGACGGCCAGGATATTCGAAGCTGACAGGCCGTGGAGCGAGGAGCGCCTGCCGCTGGTGAAAGACCGTGTTCGGGCAGTGCTGGACAAGCTCTCGGCCTATCTGGGCGCCGCAGAATGGCTCGATGGTGCATTCAGCGCGGGCGATCTGCTGATGGTATCGGTGCTGCTTCGCCTGAGAATGTCGGGCATTCTGGACGAATATCAAAACCTGGCCGCCTATGTGGCGCGCGGCGAAGCGCGGCCCGCTTATGCAAGGGCCTTCGCCGCGCAATTCGCCATCAACGCCCCATCGTAA
- a CDS encoding SDR family NAD(P)-dependent oxidoreductase yields MTTHPSKVALITGANRGIGLETGRQLARLGFTVLLGVRDLAKGDAAAKGLDGHVEAIALDVAAPDAVARAAAEVERRFGRLDVLINNAAIHYDTGSRALQPDWTVIREAFETNVFGAWRTAAAFAPLLKAGGHGRLVNVSSEGGSLASMGAGAPAYSTSKAALNALTCVLAAELRGSGVLVNAVCPGWVATDMGGPGGRPVAQGAAGIVWAATLPDDGPTGGFFRDGKRLPW; encoded by the coding sequence ATGACCACCCACCCAAGCAAAGTCGCCCTCATCACCGGCGCCAATCGCGGCATCGGGCTGGAGACCGGCCGCCAGCTGGCGAGACTCGGCTTCACCGTGCTGCTCGGCGTGCGCGACCTCGCCAAGGGCGACGCGGCGGCGAAAGGGCTCGATGGCCATGTCGAAGCGATTGCGCTCGATGTCGCTGCGCCTGACGCCGTAGCAAGGGCAGCCGCAGAGGTCGAGCGCCGGTTCGGCCGGCTCGACGTGCTGATCAACAATGCCGCGATCCACTACGACACCGGCTCGCGCGCCTTGCAGCCGGACTGGACCGTGATCCGCGAGGCATTCGAGACTAATGTCTTCGGCGCCTGGCGCACTGCGGCCGCCTTCGCGCCGCTGCTCAAGGCGGGCGGTCATGGCCGGCTGGTCAATGTGTCGTCCGAAGGCGGTTCGCTGGCCTCGATGGGGGCGGGGGCGCCGGCCTATTCGACCTCGAAGGCGGCGCTCAATGCGCTGACCTGCGTGCTGGCGGCGGAACTGCGCGGCTCCGGCGTGCTGGTCAATGCCGTCTGCCCCGGCTGGGTCGCCACCGATATGGGCGGCCCGGGCGGACGCCCAGTGGCGCAAGGGGCTGCCGGCATCGTCTGGGCCGCGACCTTGCCTGATGACGGCCCGACCGGCGGCTTTTTTCGCGACGGCAAGAGGCTGCCGTGGTGA